CTGTATAGCAGACAGTCTGGGTAGTATCACTTTGTAACGCCTACAGCTAGAGGAGGTTGCAGTAAAAATTGAAAGACGGTAGCCTGATTTGGAGATACCGGCAAGCGACCGTTTTTGGCCTCTTTTGGTGAAAACAGCATAAAAACGAAGCCCCCGTTGTTGAGGCGCCTCCAGGCTAAGTTCAGCGTACTTTGTTTTTCTGCTTCTGGTGAAAAGTACCAGCCTGCCAGTTAAGGGCAGAGCTGATTTTAGTAGTCAAAGCGGGGCAACATTAGGCTTTCTTTTGAGAGATTTCGACCTGCGCCATTAGAATAATTGGCCAACGTTATACGTAGCAGAAACCCGTACAGCAAGAACTATACGCGCAGTATTGGTATGGCAAGGCTAAGACAATGCTTGCGGGGCGGGGCTTCCGGCGGGTTTGGATTTGTCTTCGGGCAGCGGTACAAACTCCAGGTTGTCATTAGGCGGAAGCACAATGCGCCCTTCTTGCCAGTCTGACTTGGCCTGCTCAATGCGCTCTTTTCTACTAGACACAAAATTCCACCAGATGAACCGTTCACCCAGCGGCTCACCGCCCAAGAGCATGAGCGTAGTAGGTTCCAGCGCCAGCAGCATGGGGTCGGCGCCTTTGGTAAAGACCAGCATCTGCCCGGCGGTGTAGCGTCTGCCAGCCACTTCTAAGGTGCCTTTGGCAAGGTAGAGGCCGCGTTCAGAATGCTCCTTGGGCAGGCCAAAGCGGGCCCCGGTCTCCAACACCACGTGCAGGTAAAACAACGGCGAATGCGTTTTTACTCCGTTCTTAAGACCGTAGGCATCACCGGCAATAAGGCGCATCCAGACACCGGAGTCGGTGAAGATGGGTAGTTGATTGGGTTTGTAATTGTCGAAGGCGGGGGCGGCTTCCTCGTCTTTCTCTGGCAAGGCCACCCAGGTCTGAATCATTTCTAAGTTGCCACCCGCCAGGGTAGCCGGGTCTTCAAACCGCTCTGAGTGGGCAATGCCGCTGCCGGCCGTCATCCAGTTCACCTCGCCGGGCAAGATAATCTGCTCCACGCCCAGGCTGTCTCTATGCGTGACCTGGCCGCCAAACAGGTAGCTCACGGTAGACAAACCAATATGCGGATGGGGCAACACGTCTAGGCTGTGCACCAGCGGCGGCTGCACGTCTACGGGGCCGGCATGGTCCATGAAGATGAACGGGCCCACCATGCGGCGTTGTCTAAAGGGTAAGATTCTGCGCACGTCCATGCCTGGGGCAAGGGATGCTTTACGGGCTTCAATGACAATATCCAGCATGATGGTACAGGTTGGTTTCTCTTACAATAAACGGATTTGAATGGAAGAGGCCAATAAAGCCCATGTACTGGCACATCGATTTTGGCTAGTTTTCTGGGAAACAGGCCAAAAACGGAACCTGATGTGCATTAGAAGTGACGGTTTGCCGGTTTCTGAGAGGATAGTTGGTATGCTATGACAGGCGCCTTGTACACCTTGCCATTGAAGCATTTATCTTTCCTTCTCGTTAAGAGACTAAAGACACAATACCATTATGGAGATAGGCATCACCACCTTTGTAGAGAATACCCCAGACCCTACCACCGGAAAGCTGTTACCGCCCTATGAGCGCATGGCCAACCTTATGGAAGAAATTGAACTAGCCGACCAAGTGGGTTTGGACGTCTTTTCAATTGGTGAGCACCACCGCGAAGATTTTATTGTCTCCTCACCAGCAGTAGTATTGGCGGCCGCTGCGGTTAAGACTAAGAACATCAAGCTGTCCAGTGCCGTGACGGTGCTGAGCTCAGATGACCCGGTGCGCGTGTTTCAGGACTTCGCGCATGTGGATTTGTTATCTAAAGGCCGCGCCGAGATCATGGCCGGACGCG
The nucleotide sequence above comes from Nibribacter ruber. Encoded proteins:
- a CDS encoding pirin family protein; protein product: MLDIVIEARKASLAPGMDVRRILPFRQRRMVGPFIFMDHAGPVDVQPPLVHSLDVLPHPHIGLSTVSYLFGGQVTHRDSLGVEQIILPGEVNWMTAGSGIAHSERFEDPATLAGGNLEMIQTWVALPEKDEEAAPAFDNYKPNQLPIFTDSGVWMRLIAGDAYGLKNGVKTHSPLFYLHVVLETGARFGLPKEHSERGLYLAKGTLEVAGRRYTAGQMLVFTKGADPMLLALEPTTLMLLGGEPLGERFIWWNFVSSRKERIEQAKSDWQEGRIVLPPNDNLEFVPLPEDKSKPAGSPAPQALS